The following is a genomic window from Nitrospira sp..
GACCTGAATCTTTCGCTCACTCTCAAGATCCTTCGGATCGAACTGAATCTTATGATGCTGCTGCTCGCCTCTCGTCTCAACCAGAAGCGGATCACCTAGGTTGTCATTATGCAGGTGAAATGCTGCCTTGTAGTACCCGCCGTCATCCGTTGTGACGGTCTGCCCATATGAAATTCTCGTATCCTTAACTAAGACTTCTGTATTGATGCTCGGCGTCCCATCGGCCTTACACACAAACCCTTCGACCGTATACCGATGGTCTGCCTCATGGGTAGCGTACAAAATACCGGGACGTTCAACGGAGGTGAAGATACAGGCTATGGCGACAATAATTATCCACCGAAAGCCAGACGCTCTTCTTGATTTCCACTCCACTCGTCCGTGCCGATCTCTCATTCTTACCCATCAAATGACGCTCGGCAAGCCGACGATTCTCATCTGACGCACCAGTCATTTTTAAGGCCGATTCTTCTAACATAGCCCCTATTCTTTGTCAATTGCAGAGCAGCAAGGAAGGCCCCGTAGGACTACGAGTTTTTCAATACAGAGAAGATCGGTTGACGATGATAATGGAGTGCACTAAAGGAATGATGTGGAGGGCATGCAAGGCAAAACGGCGCGAAGATTTTTGAAGCGGCTAGAGCAGGCCGCGCGCCCGCGCGTCAGCCTCGACGCGATCGGCTTCAGCGCGCCGCTCCGACTCTTTTTTCGATGTCCAGGCTTCCCATGAGTTGCCATTCGCGGTGTCTTCGCCGGTAAAAGCGATCGCGGCAATATCGGCATAGGGAATTTTCCTAGGCACAGGATTATCGGCAGGAAAGATCTCGATGGCGGGATTTGCGCCGGTCATATGCCTATTGTAAATGTAGCCGCTCAAAGACTCACCGGCACGAAGCTCGAGGGTGACATCACCCCGATAGTCGAACGCCAGGTCAATCGCCTCAATCGTTTCAGCAGCCGAGACAGGGCGAAACACCCGCCCTTCGAGCGATCCGCCGCCACCTGCCCCATGCTCAGCTGCGTCAGTCATGATAACCCAGGCCTCTCATCTACCGCGAAGTTGGCAACAGCGTGAGCTTGGCGGTTCGCGCAAATCCAGAAATAGTGCCGAAGGTGTCGCTCACTGCGGAAGCTTCGTACCCGCAATGAACCATGCACTCCACGCACTTCTCATTTTTGCTCGTGCCATAGTCCTGCCATTCCGTGGTATCCATTAATTCCTGGAACGTCTTGGCGTACCCTTCCTGCAAAAGATAGCAGGGCTTCTGCCAACCAAATACATTGTAGGTCGGGTTACCCCACGGCGTGCATTCATATTCTTTTTTCCCCATCAGAAAATCCAGGAACAACGGCGACTGATTGAACTTCCAACCCCGCTTGGGACGGCTAAGAATCCGCGAAAACAGTTCGCGCGTTCGGGCTTTCTTTAGGAAATGCTGCTGATCCGGCGCTTTCTGATAACTGTAGCCCGGAGAGATCATCATGCCCTCGACTCCCAGCGCCATCATCTCATCGAAAAACTTTCTGACGCGGTCGGGATTGGCATCGTCAAACAAGGTCGTATTCGTCGTGACACGATGCCCGCGCTTCAACGCTTCCTTGATCGCCTTGACAGCAATCTCATAAACTCCGTCGCGGCAGACAGCCAAATCGTGCTCATTTTTCAACCCGTCCATATGCACGCTAAAGGTCAGATATTTGGAGGGCGTAAACTCCTTGAGCTTGCGTTCCAGCAAAATCGCATTGGTGCACACATACAAATACCGCTTCTGCGCGACCAAGCCCTCGACGATTCGCCCAATTTCAGGATGGATTAGGGGCTCACCGCCGGGGATCGCTACAATAGGCGCGCCACACTCTTCGGCTGCGGCCCAGCACTGCTCGGGAGTCAATCGCTTGTCGAGAATGTGATCGGGATATTGAATCTTCCCGCAACCGGCGCACGCGAGATTGCAGCGGAATAGAGGTTCCAACATCAATACCAGCGGATAACGCTTCACCCCACGGAACTTCCGGGCAAGCACATACGACGCAACCGTATACATTTGGGAAACCGGAACGGCCATTTCCCACTCCTTCCGATCAAGTTATATAAGTGGACGGCTGTGACGACAGCCGGATATAGAGGCACCAGAAAATCCGATAAATTTTAACACCTGCTTCAGACTCAGTCAATTTGGACACAAGCAGAGTGTTTGATGCGGGCCTCGCACGACAGGCTCGACCGGAAGCCACCAGTTATTCAACGACGCACCTTACGAGGAAATAGTAGGCTGGAAATTGGAGGCGCCGAGCGGGTTCGAACCGCTGCATCGCAGTTTTGCAGACTGCTCCCTTACCACTTGGGTACGGCGCCTCACGAAGGTGCGCATTATAGCGGCCCTTCGTCCAGTATCTCAACAACCGTTTTAAAAGAGATCGGCGTCGGAAGGTCTGAATATCGTCTACAGATTAGGCAGAACAGGAATTTCTTTGCCCAGCGTCGTCGATTGCGAAGGATCCGGACCCATCGACTCCCATCCCTCGTCAGAGGAGGAAGCGACAGTCTCTCCGCTCGCCTCGGCTTCTTTTTCTTTTGCCAAAATCTCTACTTCTTCGATCAGAGTATCCATCAGTTCTCCGATAGGAACCTTGCGAACGAGCTTGCCCTTCTTAAACAAAATTCCTTTGCCCTCGCCTCCGGCCACCCCAATATCCGCTTCCTTGCCTTCGCCGATTCCATTCACGACGCATCCGAGCACCGAAACATTGAGTGGCGTCTTGATATGCCCGAGTTTCTTTTCGAGCTCGTTAGCCATCTTCACTACATCGATTTCGACACGTCCACAGGTCGGGCAAGCGATCACGTTGATCCCACGATGGCGCAGCTCCAACGATTTCAAAATCTCAAACCCAACCTTTACTTCCTCGACAGGGTCTGCCGCGAGAGATACGCGCAACGTATCGCCGATCCCCTGCGAGAGTAAATAGCCAAGCCCCATGGCCGACTTCACGGCACCGGTCATCGCCGTCCCGGCTTCAGTGATGCCGATATGAAGCGGATAATCAGACTGATGGGCGAATAGCCAATAGGCATCGATCGCATGATGCACATCGGACGCCTTAAGCGAGACTTTCATATTGGTGAAGCCGACATCCTCCAATGCGCGCACGGCATTCAGCGCGGACTCCGCCAGCGCTTCAGGAGACGGCCATCCATACTTGTCCAGCAGATGGCGCTCTAGCGACCCGCCGTTGACTCCGACCCGCAAAGGGATTCCGCGGTCATTTACCGCCTTGATGACTTCCTCAACCTTCCACCATGCGCCGATGTTGCCCGGATTGATGCGTACGCAATCCACGACTTCCGCCGCCTTGAGCGCAAGCCGGTGATCGAAGTGAATGTCGGCGATCAACGGAACGGTCATCGCAGCTTTGATTTTTGGCAGAGCCGCAGCAGCCTCATCGTCCGGCACTGCGACGCGAATCACTTCACAACCAGCCGTCTCCAGCTGACGAATTTGCTCGACCGTCGCGGCAACATCGCGAGTATCGGTGGAACACATCGACTGCACGGAAACAGGTGCGTCCCCGCCGATCTTAAGAGCGCCGACTTTGATCTGCTTGGTTTTTCGTCTGGCGATATGCATGGCCTAGGTCGCTTAGCTCCCCTGCTCGTCCCCATGCGGAAGATGATCGATGGAGGCGCCGACGGCAAATCGATCCTGCTTTGAAACCGGAGCCTTCCCGACCAGCTCCTTGACGCTCTGATAAATACCTTCGGCCGTAAGCCCGTAGCGCTCCCGCAGAAGATCCTGCGGCCCCTGCTCAATATACCAATCCGGGAGGCCGAGCACCTTGGTCGTCACATCGGTGATGCGGGCATCGGACAACACCTCCAAGACGGCGGAACCGAATCCGCCCATCTTGCATCCTTCTTCCACCGTCACCACGTACCGCACACGTTTCGCTACATCGGCAATCAATTCCTGATCGATTGGCTTCACAAACCGCGCGTTCACCACGGCGGTTGAAATGCCCTCTTTACTCAGCCGTTCCGCGGCTTGCATGGCTTGCCAGACGGAGACCCCAATGGCAACAATCGCGACATCGGAACCGTCCTTCATCAGCTCGCCTTTTCCGACCGGAAGCGCCGCCGGCGAGGCATCCATCTGGACACCGAGGCTCACTCCGCGCGGATACCGGATGGAGACCGGCCCGTCATGCTGAATGCAAGTCTTCATCATATGCTGCAATTCATTTTCATCCTTCGGCGCCATCACCACCATATTCGGCGCATGGCGCAGATAGGCGTAATCGAACGCCCCGTGATGCGTCGTGCCATCCTCAGCAACCAGCCCGCCGCGATCGATGCAAAACACCACGGGGAGATTCTGGGTGGCCACATCGTGGACCACCTGATCGTAGGCCCGCTGCAGGAAGGTCGAGTACATCGCCACCACCGGCTTGATGCCCTGCGTCGCAAGCCCCGCCGCGAACGTCACGGCATGCTGCTCGGCAATTCCGACATCGTATATGCGATCGGGGAATTCCTTTTCGAATCCGGTAAGACCGGTTCCTTCACACATCGCCGCCGTAATGGCAACGATCCGTTTGTCTTCGCGGGCCAGCTTCACCAACGAGTCCATGGCGATTTGCGTATAGGAAGGACGGGCGGCTTTCTTGGCCGGCACACCGGTCTCGCGCACGAACGGCGGACAGGCATGGAACCAGACCGGATTATTGATAGCCGGCTCATACCCAAGCCCCTTCTTCGTGATCACATGCAGCAACACCGGCCCCTTCATCTTCAGCACATTCTCCAGGGTCGGAAGCAAATGCTCGAAATTATGGCCGTCGATCGGACCGGAATACTGAAACCCCAGCTCTTCAAACAGCAATCCAGGAAGAATCGCCCCCTTCGCCAACTCCTCAGCCCGACGCGCCAGCTTCTGCATATCCTCTCCGATGTGAGGAATCTTTCGCAGAAGCTGCCCGGTTTCTTCCCGCATTTTCCCATAGAACTCACCGGTAATCGTCCGGCTCAAATAGGAAGAAATTGCACCGACGTTCTTCGAAATCGACATTTGATTGTCGTTCAAGATCACCAAGAAATCCTTGTTTAACCCACCGGCATGATGCAACCCTTCGAGCGTCATGCCCGCTGTCATCGCGCCGTCTCCGACGACACAGACGACTTTATTTTTCTGCTTCAGTTGCTCGCGCGCTTCAACAAGCCCGAACGCCGCCGACACGCCGGTGCCGGCATGACCGGCATTGAAGGCGTCATAGGCACTCTCTTCCCTTTTACAAAAACCGCTCAACCCGCCGTACTGACGCAATGTATGAAACTGCTCGCGGCGGCCGGTCAGCAATTTATGCGCATAGGCCTGATTGCTGGTATCCCAGACGATTTTGTCGGTAGGCGTCTTCAAGAGATAATGCAGCGCCACAGTGAGTTCCACGAC
Proteins encoded in this region:
- a CDS encoding hypothetical protein (Evidence 4 : Unknown function but conserved in other organisms; MaGe:77309152) → MEWKSRRASGFRWIIIVAIACIFTSVERPGILYATHEADHRYTVEGFVCKADGTPSINTEVLVKDTRISYGQTVTTDDGGYYKAAFHLHNDNLGDPLLVETRGEQQHHKIQFDPKDLESERKIQVNFGSGCVVDRSAPPTWLWVVLASIGGLVALLIGVKVSRSQRKRDGKQEKGQGRRKK
- a CDS encoding hypothetical protein (Evidence 4 : Unknown function but conserved in other organisms; MaGe:77309153); this encodes MTDAAEHGAGGGGSLEGRVFRPVSAAETIEAIDLAFDYRGDVTLELRAGESLSGYIYNRHMTGANPAIEIFPADNPVPRKIPYADIAAIAFTGEDTANGNSWEAWTSKKESERRAEADRVEADARARGLL
- a CDS encoding Radical SAM protein (MaGe:77309154) encodes the protein MAVPVSQMYTVASYVLARKFRGVKRYPLVLMLEPLFRCNLACAGCGKIQYPDHILDKRLTPEQCWAAAEECGAPIVAIPGGEPLIHPEIGRIVEGLVAQKRYLYVCTNAILLERKLKEFTPSKYLTFSVHMDGLKNEHDLAVCRDGVYEIAVKAIKEALKRGHRVTTNTTLFDDANPDRVRKFFDEMMALGVEGMMISPGYSYQKAPDQQHFLKKARTRELFSRILSRPKRGWKFNQSPLFLDFLMGKKEYECTPWGNPTYNVFGWQKPCYLLQEGYAKTFQELMDTTEWQDYGTSKNEKCVECMVHCGYEASAVSDTFGTISGFARTAKLTLLPTSR
- a CDS encoding 1-hydroxy-2-methyl-2-(E)-butenyl 4-diphosphate synthase (Evidence 2a : Function from experimental evidences in other organisms; PubMedId 11752431, 21172855; Product type e : enzyme; MaGe:77309155) → MHIARRKTKQIKVGALKIGGDAPVSVQSMCSTDTRDVAATVEQIRQLETAGCEVIRVAVPDDEAAAALPKIKAAMTVPLIADIHFDHRLALKAAEVVDCVRINPGNIGAWWKVEEVIKAVNDRGIPLRVGVNGGSLERHLLDKYGWPSPEALAESALNAVRALEDVGFTNMKVSLKASDVHHAIDAYWLFAHQSDYPLHIGITEAGTAMTGAVKSAMGLGYLLSQGIGDTLRVSLAADPVEEVKVGFEILKSLELRHRGINVIACPTCGRVEIDVVKMANELEKKLGHIKTPLNVSVLGCVVNGIGEGKEADIGVAGGEGKGILFKKGKLVRKVPIGELMDTLIEEVEILAKEKEAEASGETVASSSDEGWESMGPDPSQSTTLGKEIPVLPNL
- a CDS encoding 1-deoxy-D-xylulose-5-phosphate synthase 1 (MaGe:77309156) — translated: MSILKTIQSPADLKRVPVSQLPSLCEEIREQIISTVSSVGGHLASNLGVVELTVALHYLLKTPTDKIVWDTSNQAYAHKLLTGRREQFHTLRQYGGLSGFCKREESAYDAFNAGHAGTGVSAAFGLVEAREQLKQKNKVVCVVGDGAMTAGMTLEGLHHAGGLNKDFLVILNDNQMSISKNVGAISSYLSRTITGEFYGKMREETGQLLRKIPHIGEDMQKLARRAEELAKGAILPGLLFEELGFQYSGPIDGHNFEHLLPTLENVLKMKGPVLLHVITKKGLGYEPAINNPVWFHACPPFVRETGVPAKKAARPSYTQIAMDSLVKLAREDKRIVAITAAMCEGTGLTGFEKEFPDRIYDVGIAEQHAVTFAAGLATQGIKPVVAMYSTFLQRAYDQVVHDVATQNLPVVFCIDRGGLVAEDGTTHHGAFDYAYLRHAPNMVVMAPKDENELQHMMKTCIQHDGPVSIRYPRGVSLGVQMDASPAALPVGKGELMKDGSDVAIVAIGVSVWQAMQAAERLSKEGISTAVVNARFVKPIDQELIADVAKRVRYVVTVEEGCKMGGFGSAVLEVLSDARITDVTTKVLGLPDWYIEQGPQDLLRERYGLTAEGIYQSVKELVGKAPVSKQDRFAVGASIDHLPHGDEQGS